One Euphorbia lathyris chromosome 1, ddEupLath1.1, whole genome shotgun sequence DNA segment encodes these proteins:
- the LOC136210591 gene encoding flavonoid 3'-monooxygenase CYP75B137-like translates to MATILSFLQNLSTISPSIFILIFCSIFAILCYTYTSSRKAASRLPPGPPGLPLIGNLASLDPELHSYFAALSRKYGPILKLRLGFKLGIIITSPSLAREVLKDHDITFANRDVPDVARSAAYGGNDIVWTPYGPQWRLLRKVCVLKMLSNTTLDSVYSLRRHEVRRTVSYMFSQAGSPVDFGEQIFLSILNVITNMLWGGTVQGEERANLGKEFRRVVAGMTEILGSPNVSDFFPGLVRFDLQGLQKKMDSLAKQFDAIFERMIEKRLKMDSAGGNGEENKDFLRFLLKITEEEDAKTPFTMTHLKALLMDMIVGGTDTSSNAIEFAMAEIINKPEVMSKAQQELDSVIGKNNIVEENHIHQLPYLYAIMKETLRLHPTLPLLVPHCPSETCTVGGYTIPKGARVFVNVWAIHRDPSIWENPLEFKPERFLDSKWDYSGNDFSYFPFGSGRRICAGIAMAERMYLYSLATLLHSFDWNSPQGKNVDLTEKFGIVMKLKNPLIAIPTPRLSDPTLYH, encoded by the exons ATGGCCACAATCTTATCTTTTCTTCAAAATCTCAGCACTATTTCCCCTTCAATCTTCATTTTAATTTTCTGTTCCATTTTTGCAATCCTCTGCTACACATATACCAGTTCCAGGAAAGCCGCCTCCCGGCTGCCGCCAGGCCCACCGGGCCTACCGTTGATCGGAAACCTCGCGTCTCTTGATCCAGAGCTACACTCCTACTTCGCCGCCCTCTCCCGTAAGTACGGCCCGATCTTGAAACTCCGACTCGGATTCAAGCTTGGCATCATCATAACCTCTCCATCTCTGGCCCGAGAAGTTCTCAAAGATCACGACATCACTTTCGCTAACCGCGATGTACCTGATGTCGCTCGCTCTGCCGCCTACGGCGGAAACGACATCGTTTGGACTCCGTATGGACCGCAGTGGAGACTTCTAAGGAAAGTGTGCGTTCTCAAGATGCTGAGCAATACTACCTTGGACTCCGTTTACTCACTTCGCCGGCACGAGGTACGACGGACTGTGAGTTATATGTTCAGTCAGGCCGGGTCGCCGGTGGACTTCGGTGAGCAGATATTTTTGTcaattttaaatgttataaCTAATATGCTGTGGGGGGGAACAGTGCAAGGAGAAGAAAGGGCTAATCTAGGAAAGGAATTCAGGAGAGTTGTTGCAGGGATGACTGAGATTTTGGGTAGTCCGAATGTTTCGGACTTTTTTCcgggtttggttcggtttgatTTGCAAGGGCTGCAAAAGAAGATGGATAGCTTGGCTAAACAATTTGATGCGATATTTGAGAGAATGATTGAGAAAAGGTTGAAGATGGATTCAGCAGGGGGAAATGgtgaagaaaataaagatttttTGCGGTTTTTGTTGAAAATTACAGAGGAAGAAGATGCTAAGACTCCTTTTACTATGACTCACCTCAAAGCCTTGCTCATG GATATGATCGTAGGTGGAACAGACACATCTTCAAATGCAATTGAATTTGCCATGGCAGAAATAATAAACAAGCCAGAAGTTATGAGTAAAGCTCAACAAGAACTGGATTCAGTAATAGGCAAAAACAACATTGTAGAAGAAAATCACATACACCAATTACCTTATCTATATGCCATAATGAAAGAAACATTGCGATTACATCCAACACTCCCTCTGTTAGTTCCTCATTGCCCAAGCGAAACTTGCACCGTAGGAGGCTACACCATTCCAAAGGGTGCTCGAGTTTTCGTTAATGTTTGGGCAATTCATAGAGATCCTTCAATTTGGGAAAATCCATTGGAGTTTAAACCTGAGAGGTTTTTAGACAGTAAATGGGATTACAGTGGGAATGATTTTAGTTATTTCCCATTCGGGTCCGGGAGGAGAATTTGTGCAGGTATTGCTATGGCTGAAAGGATGTATTTGTATTCGCTCGCTACACTTTTGCATTCTTTTGATTGGAATTCGCCGCAAGGGAAAAATGTGGATCTTACTGAGAAGTTTGGGATTGTTATGAAGTTGAAAAATCCTCTCATTGCTATTCCTACACCAAGATTATCTGATCCAACATTATATCACTAG